Proteins from one Streptomyces sp. NBC_00390 genomic window:
- a CDS encoding aspartate-semialdehyde dehydrogenase, with product MRVGIVGATGQVGTVMRRILTERKFPVDELRLFASARSAGTVLDGVTVEDASTADYSGLDIAIFSAGGATSRALAEKVAAQGAVVIDNSSAWRRDPEVPLVVSEVNPHAIKDRPKGIIANPNCTTMAAMPVLKPLHQEAGLTAMVATTYQAVSGSGLAGVAELDDQVKAVAPRATELTHDGEAIAYPEPGVYRRPIAFNVLPLAGSIVDDGSHETDEEQKLRNESRKILEIPDLKVSGTCVRVPVFSGHSLQVNARFSRPISVERAYELLKDAQGVELSEIPTPLQAAGKDASYVGRIRVDETVENGLALFLSNDNLRKGAALNAVQIAELVAAELRG from the coding sequence GTGAGGGTCGGAATCGTCGGAGCCACCGGTCAGGTCGGCACGGTCATGCGCAGGATCCTCACCGAGCGGAAGTTCCCGGTCGACGAGCTGAGGCTGTTCGCCTCGGCCCGGTCCGCCGGTACCGTCCTCGACGGTGTGACGGTCGAGGACGCGTCCACCGCCGACTACTCCGGCCTCGACATCGCCATCTTCTCCGCCGGTGGCGCGACCTCCAGGGCGCTCGCCGAGAAGGTCGCCGCACAGGGTGCCGTCGTGATCGACAACTCCTCCGCCTGGCGCCGCGACCCCGAGGTCCCGCTCGTCGTCTCCGAGGTGAACCCGCACGCGATCAAGGACCGCCCCAAGGGCATCATCGCCAACCCGAACTGCACGACGATGGCCGCGATGCCGGTGCTCAAGCCGCTGCACCAGGAGGCGGGGCTGACCGCCATGGTCGCCACCACGTACCAGGCCGTGTCGGGCTCGGGCCTCGCGGGCGTCGCCGAGCTCGACGACCAGGTCAAGGCCGTCGCCCCGCGCGCCACCGAGCTCACCCACGACGGCGAGGCCATCGCCTACCCCGAGCCCGGCGTGTACCGGCGCCCCATCGCCTTCAACGTCCTGCCGCTGGCCGGCTCGATCGTCGACGACGGCTCCCACGAGACCGACGAGGAGCAGAAGCTCCGCAACGAGTCCCGCAAGATCCTGGAGATCCCGGACCTCAAGGTGTCCGGCACCTGCGTCCGCGTCCCGGTCTTCTCCGGCCACTCGCTCCAGGTCAACGCCCGCTTCTCGCGTCCGATCTCCGTGGAGCGCGCCTACGAGCTGCTGAAGGACGCGCAGGGCGTCGAGCTCTCCGAGATCCCGACCCCGCTCCAGGCGGCGGGCAAGGACGCGTCGTACGTGGGCCGTATCCGCGTGGACGAGACCGTCGAGAACGGCCTCGCGCTCTTCCTGTCCAACGACAACCTGCGCAAGGGCGCGGCGCTGAACGCGGTGCAGATCGCGGAGCTGGTGGCGGCGGAGCTGCGCGGCTGA
- a CDS encoding sigma-70 family RNA polymerase sigma factor: MALWRRPRGTGEDPLDAALVDRVRAILALGGMAHADLPDGVQQVRLKVMEARAKEGGAPRDTAAWCAVVASNVAADWHRARRRRERLDERLIALRPWETVQRGGEEASALALTVAEGLEALPLEQRQVVVLRFYADLPLARIAEALEIPEGTVKSRLHTAMRVMRKRLRAEEVV; this comes from the coding sequence GTGGCGCTGTGGAGGAGACCCCGGGGAACGGGGGAGGACCCGTTGGACGCAGCGCTCGTGGACCGGGTGCGCGCGATCCTCGCGCTGGGCGGTATGGCGCACGCGGACCTGCCGGACGGGGTGCAGCAGGTACGGCTCAAGGTGATGGAGGCCCGGGCGAAGGAAGGCGGCGCCCCGCGGGACACCGCCGCCTGGTGCGCCGTCGTCGCCTCGAACGTCGCCGCCGACTGGCACCGGGCGCGGCGCAGGAGGGAGCGGCTCGACGAGCGGCTGATCGCGCTGAGGCCGTGGGAGACGGTGCAGCGGGGCGGCGAGGAGGCCAGCGCGCTGGCGCTGACGGTGGCCGAGGGGCTCGAGGCGCTGCCGCTGGAGCAGCGCCAGGTGGTGGTCCTGCGCTTCTACGCGGACCTGCCCCTGGCCCGGATCGCCGAAGCCCTGGAGATCCCCGAGGGAACGGTCAAGAGCCGGCTGCACACCGCCATGCGCGTGATGCGGAAGCGGCTGCGGGCCGAGGAGGTGGTGTGA
- a CDS encoding S8 family serine peptidase, whose translation MLMTPESQSSIKGRRRAARVAAAAGLVAALVATGAAPAFSAGAADDPAGSAPVKASTDKLGTADADLLAQAEAKGQKSVTVMVATAPGATEQVSDQLDAVPGATVGKTDDKLGYVRATLPTAKADAALKAAQKLSSVHGIDLKHEIKLDDPTPDGLGTSPGTAGIATSPNGSRTSGATAGSYPAPGKRTPAKNPYNPSFETGAVEFVEDHPKADGRGVTIGILDSGVDLGHPALQKTTTGERKIVDWVTATDPVADGDGTWRQMNVEVTGPTFTADGRTWTAPAGSFKYRKFEEAATKGGDMAGDLNRDGDTTDVWGVLYDAAAGTARVDLNNNGDFGDDVAMKPYKDGFQIGYFGTDNPATEVVERIPFVIEIRKDVVVDAAGTKSDFVNIGVIEGSHGTHVAGITAANSLFGGRMNGAAPGAKLVSSRACTWSGGCTNIALTEGMIDLVTNRGVDIVNMSIGGLPPLNDGNNARAELYTRLIDTHGVQLVISAGNEGPGTNTIGDPGLADKVISVGASISRQTWASNYGSTVAKPYAMLPFSSRGPREDGGFTPTITGPGAAVNTTQTWSPGGPVKEAGYALPAGYSMLQGTSMSSPQVAGASALLLSAAKQRKIELNPADLRTALTSTARKISGVQAHEQGAGLIDIVEAWEAVKDGATAHEYKVKAPVDTSIDFALKEPGFGTGLYDREGGLKAGQKKTYDVTITRTTGPDRPIEHELDWKNNDGTFRLLGDDEVDLPLNQPVTVKVQARPGSAGVHSAILEADDEDTEGVDKQILATVVVAGELAKPGYSLSASGSVQRNSSKSYFVNVPAGAKNLEVALGGLSAGSQTRFISIHPYGLPVDENSTTFCYPNYDNPANTCRPDVRSYAEPLPGVWEIEVESRRTSPLLDNPYKLDVTVLGADFDPAVKTLPEAKIGTPAPVKWNVSNGFAAIDGKLVGGSLGSAKVERPTIGEGDQQVRTVTIGEGVERLDVAIGSPADNGADLDLYVIKGGAVVGQAADGDSEEAVSLVKPAAGTYTVVVEGYSVPAGTTAFDYRDVYFSAALGSVKVDATPVKLPGGATAEVAAEVMVASEAPAGRQFFGEVQLQNARGTAAGTGSVVIEKVTP comes from the coding sequence ATGCTGATGACCCCCGAGTCCCAGAGCTCCATAAAAGGGCGGAGACGCGCGGCACGCGTGGCAGCCGCAGCCGGTCTCGTGGCCGCGCTGGTCGCCACCGGCGCCGCACCGGCGTTCTCGGCGGGTGCCGCCGACGACCCGGCAGGCTCCGCCCCCGTCAAGGCTTCCACCGACAAGCTCGGTACGGCCGACGCCGATCTGCTCGCCCAGGCCGAGGCCAAGGGCCAGAAGAGCGTCACCGTGATGGTCGCCACCGCGCCCGGCGCGACCGAGCAGGTCTCGGACCAGCTCGACGCGGTGCCCGGCGCCACGGTCGGCAAGACGGACGACAAGCTCGGTTACGTACGGGCCACCCTGCCGACCGCCAAGGCGGACGCCGCACTCAAGGCAGCCCAGAAGCTGTCCTCCGTGCACGGGATCGACCTCAAGCACGAGATCAAGCTGGACGACCCGACCCCGGACGGCCTGGGCACCTCGCCCGGCACGGCCGGGATCGCCACCTCGCCCAATGGCTCCCGCACCTCGGGCGCCACGGCCGGAAGCTACCCGGCGCCGGGCAAGCGCACGCCCGCGAAGAACCCGTACAACCCGTCCTTCGAGACGGGCGCGGTGGAGTTCGTCGAGGACCACCCCAAGGCCGACGGCCGCGGCGTGACCATCGGCATCCTCGACTCCGGTGTCGACCTGGGTCACCCCGCACTGCAGAAGACCACCACCGGCGAGCGCAAGATCGTCGACTGGGTCACCGCGACCGACCCGGTCGCCGACGGCGACGGCACCTGGCGCCAGATGAACGTCGAGGTCACCGGCCCGACGTTCACCGCGGACGGCCGCACCTGGACCGCCCCGGCCGGCTCGTTCAAGTACCGCAAGTTCGAGGAAGCCGCCACCAAGGGCGGCGACATGGCGGGCGACCTCAACCGCGACGGTGACACCACCGACGTGTGGGGCGTCCTCTACGACGCGGCCGCCGGCACCGCCCGGGTCGACCTGAACAACAACGGCGACTTCGGCGACGACGTGGCGATGAAGCCGTACAAGGACGGCTTCCAGATCGGCTACTTCGGTACCGACAACCCGGCCACCGAGGTCGTCGAGCGCATCCCGTTCGTCATCGAGATCCGCAAGGACGTGGTGGTCGACGCGGCCGGCACGAAGTCCGACTTCGTCAACATCGGCGTCATCGAGGGCTCTCACGGCACGCACGTCGCCGGTATCACCGCCGCCAACAGCCTCTTCGGCGGCCGGATGAACGGTGCCGCGCCTGGCGCCAAGCTGGTCTCGTCCCGCGCCTGCACCTGGAGCGGCGGCTGCACCAACATCGCGCTCACCGAGGGCATGATCGACCTCGTCACCAACCGCGGTGTCGACATCGTCAACATGTCGATCGGCGGACTGCCGCCCCTCAACGACGGCAACAACGCCCGCGCCGAGCTCTACACCCGGCTGATCGACACCCACGGCGTCCAGCTGGTCATCTCGGCGGGCAACGAGGGCCCGGGCACCAACACCATCGGTGACCCCGGGCTGGCGGACAAGGTCATCTCCGTCGGCGCCTCGATCTCCCGGCAGACCTGGGCCTCCAACTACGGCTCCACGGTGGCCAAGCCGTACGCGATGCTGCCCTTCTCCTCCCGCGGCCCGCGCGAGGACGGCGGCTTCACGCCGACCATCACCGGTCCCGGCGCGGCCGTCAACACCACCCAGACCTGGTCGCCCGGCGGCCCGGTCAAGGAGGCGGGCTACGCGCTCCCGGCCGGCTACTCCATGCTGCAGGGCACGTCGATGTCCTCGCCGCAGGTCGCCGGTGCGAGCGCGCTGCTGCTCTCCGCGGCCAAGCAGCGGAAGATCGAGCTGAACCCGGCCGATCTGCGCACCGCGCTGACCAGCACCGCGCGGAAGATCAGCGGTGTCCAGGCGCACGAGCAGGGCGCCGGCCTGATCGACATCGTGGAGGCCTGGGAGGCCGTCAAGGACGGTGCGACCGCCCACGAGTACAAGGTCAAGGCCCCCGTCGACACCTCGATCGACTTCGCGCTCAAGGAGCCGGGCTTCGGCACCGGTCTCTACGACCGCGAGGGCGGCCTGAAGGCGGGTCAGAAGAAGACGTACGACGTCACGATCACACGCACCACCGGTCCGGACCGTCCCATCGAGCACGAGCTCGACTGGAAGAACAACGACGGCACCTTCCGGCTGCTCGGTGACGACGAGGTCGACCTGCCGCTGAACCAGCCGGTCACCGTCAAGGTCCAGGCACGCCCCGGCTCCGCCGGTGTGCACAGTGCGATCCTCGAGGCCGACGACGAGGACACCGAGGGCGTCGACAAGCAGATCCTCGCCACGGTCGTGGTCGCGGGCGAGCTGGCGAAGCCCGGCTACTCCCTCTCGGCGAGCGGCTCGGTCCAGCGCAACAGCTCGAAGTCGTACTTCGTCAACGTGCCGGCGGGCGCCAAGAACCTCGAGGTCGCCCTCGGCGGACTGAGCGCGGGCAGCCAGACCCGGTTCATCTCGATCCACCCGTACGGTCTGCCGGTCGACGAGAACTCGACGACCTTCTGCTACCCGAACTACGACAACCCGGCCAACACCTGCCGCCCGGACGTGCGTTCGTACGCCGAACCGCTGCCCGGTGTCTGGGAGATCGAGGTCGAGTCGCGGCGTACGTCGCCGCTGCTGGACAACCCGTACAAGCTCGATGTGACGGTGCTCGGCGCGGACTTCGACCCGGCCGTGAAGACGCTGCCCGAGGCGAAGATCGGCACCCCGGCGCCGGTGAAGTGGAACGTCTCCAACGGCTTCGCCGCCATCGACGGCAAGCTGGTGGGCGGTTCACTCGGCTCCGCGAAGGTGGAGCGTCCGACCATCGGTGAGGGCGACCAGCAGGTGCGGACCGTCACCATCGGCGAGGGCGTCGAGCGGCTCGACGTGGCCATCGGCTCCCCGGCCGACAACGGCGCGGACCTCGACCTCTACGTCATCAAGGGCGGGGCCGTGGTCGGCCAGGCCGCCGACGGTGACTCCGAGGAGGCCGTCAGCCTGGTGAAGCCGGCCGCGGGCACGTACACCGTCGTCGTCGAGGGCTACTCGGTCCCGGCCGGGACCACGGCATTCGACTACCGCGACGTGTACTTCTCGGCAGCGCTCGGCTCGGTCAAGGTCGACGCCACCCCGGTGAAGCTCCCGGGCGGCGCGACGGCGGAGGTCGCCGCCGAGGTCATGGTGGCGAGCGAGGCACCGGCCGGCCGGCAGTTCTTCGGCGAGGTGCAGCTGCAGAACGCGCGCGGCACCGCCGCGGGCACCGGCAGCGTGGTGATCGAGAAGGTCACGCCGTAA
- a CDS encoding NUDIX hydrolase, producing MNKELRVAAYAVCVQKEQILLARFVARDGTRKWTLPGGGMDHGEDPLDTVVREVEEETGYTAEMTALLGLDSIRRHYARRLGAVADFQGLRIVYEGRIAGGSLRSETNGSTDLAAWFPLEALPSLDRVELVDVGLELWRSRPPVGRSAQRGSTTT from the coding sequence ATGAACAAGGAGTTGAGGGTCGCGGCCTACGCGGTGTGCGTACAGAAGGAGCAGATACTGCTGGCACGCTTCGTGGCCCGCGACGGGACCAGGAAGTGGACACTGCCCGGCGGGGGCATGGACCACGGGGAGGACCCGCTGGACACCGTCGTCCGCGAGGTCGAGGAGGAGACCGGGTACACGGCGGAGATGACCGCGCTGCTCGGTCTGGACTCGATCCGCCGCCACTATGCGCGCCGGCTCGGGGCCGTCGCGGACTTCCAGGGGCTGCGGATCGTGTACGAGGGGCGGATCGCCGGCGGTTCGCTGCGCAGTGAGACGAACGGCTCGACGGACCTCGCCGCCTGGTTCCCGCTGGAGGCGTTGCCCTCTCTCGACCGGGTCGAGCTGGTCGACGTCGGGCTGGAGCTGTGGCGCTCCAGGCCCCCGGTCGGCCGCTCCGCTCAGCGCGGCAGCACCACCACATAG
- the pepN gene encoding aminopeptidase N — protein sequence MPGENLSRDEARTRAGLLSVDGYEVALDVRSAVGEAEEGSGPRTFRSVTTIRFRAAEPGASTFVDLIASAVTGITLNGEELDPATAFDGSRITLDSLAAENVLVVDAQCAYSRTGEGLHRFVDPEDGEVYLYTQYEPADARRVFATFEQPDLKAPFHFEVTAPDAWTVWSNGEGTRGEDGVWRFAPTRPISTYITCVVAGPYHYVTDLYERELADGTTLRIPLGAMCRKGLAKHFDADDVFLVTKQGFDFFHDHFDYPYPFGKYDQAFVPEYNLGAMENPGMVTFREEYIFRGKVTTASYERRANVILHEMAHMWFGDLVTMQWWDDLWLKESFADFMGSFSMVEATRFTNGWVTFANNRKAWAYRADQLPSTHPVTADIRDLEDAKLNFDGITYAKGASVLKQLVAYAGRDAFLEGARRYFKRHAYGNTQLGDLLSVLEETSGRDMKAWSRSWLQTSGVNSLTPQVTYDAGGRITELAVVQDGAELRPHRVAVGLYRVEGTELVRYARAEADVAGVRTVVAELAGAERPELVLVNDDDLTYCKIRFDEGSLEALRAHLGDITDPLARALCWSALWNLTRDALMPARDFIDLVLTFAGRESDIGVLQMLHAWARAALDHYAAPAWREEGGRLLAEGALRELRLADAGSQHQLTWARFFAAVARSEADFQLLTGLLEGTAKVDGLDVDQELRWAFLEPLAAHGVPDESVISAELARDDTASGKRHQVRCLAARPSAAVKEQAWAAVVESDTLSNALVEATIAGFVQPGQRELLAPFTPKYFEAIERVWSKRSIQIAMDVVRGLYPSLQDDESTLTATDEWLSTHESSAPALRRLVLESRDDLARALRAQACDAGASEG from the coding sequence GTGCCCGGTGAGAATCTGTCCCGCGACGAGGCCCGTACCCGGGCCGGGCTGCTGTCCGTCGACGGGTACGAGGTTGCCCTCGACGTGCGTTCCGCGGTCGGGGAGGCCGAAGAGGGCTCGGGGCCGCGCACCTTCCGGTCGGTGACGACGATCCGGTTCCGGGCCGCCGAACCGGGCGCGTCGACGTTCGTGGATCTGATCGCCTCCGCCGTGACCGGCATCACACTCAACGGGGAGGAACTGGACCCCGCCACGGCCTTCGACGGCTCGAGGATCACACTGGACTCCCTCGCCGCCGAGAACGTCCTGGTGGTGGACGCGCAGTGCGCGTACAGCCGTACCGGCGAGGGACTGCACCGCTTCGTCGACCCGGAGGACGGAGAGGTCTATCTGTACACGCAGTACGAGCCGGCCGACGCCCGCCGGGTCTTCGCCACCTTCGAACAGCCGGACCTCAAGGCGCCGTTCCACTTCGAGGTGACAGCGCCCGATGCCTGGACGGTGTGGAGCAACGGCGAGGGCACGCGCGGTGAGGACGGCGTGTGGCGTTTCGCCCCGACCCGGCCGATCTCCACCTACATCACCTGCGTCGTGGCAGGTCCGTACCACTATGTGACCGACCTGTACGAGCGGGAGCTGGCGGACGGGACGACGCTGCGGATTCCGCTCGGCGCGATGTGCCGCAAGGGGCTGGCGAAGCACTTCGACGCGGACGACGTCTTCCTCGTCACCAAGCAGGGCTTCGACTTCTTCCACGACCACTTCGACTACCCGTACCCCTTCGGGAAGTACGACCAGGCCTTCGTGCCCGAGTACAACCTCGGAGCGATGGAGAACCCGGGCATGGTCACCTTCCGCGAGGAGTACATCTTCCGCGGGAAGGTCACGACGGCCTCCTACGAGCGCCGGGCGAATGTGATCCTGCACGAGATGGCGCACATGTGGTTCGGCGACCTGGTCACCATGCAGTGGTGGGACGACCTGTGGCTGAAGGAGTCCTTCGCGGACTTCATGGGGTCGTTCTCGATGGTGGAGGCGACGCGTTTCACCAACGGGTGGGTGACCTTCGCCAACAACCGCAAGGCGTGGGCCTACCGCGCCGACCAGCTGCCGTCCACACACCCGGTCACGGCCGACATCCGTGACCTGGAGGACGCCAAGCTCAACTTCGACGGGATCACCTACGCCAAGGGTGCTTCGGTGCTCAAGCAGCTGGTGGCGTACGCGGGGCGGGACGCGTTCCTGGAAGGAGCGCGGCGCTACTTCAAGCGGCACGCCTACGGGAACACGCAGCTCGGCGATCTGCTGTCGGTGCTGGAGGAGACCTCAGGGCGCGACATGAAGGCCTGGTCGCGGTCATGGCTCCAGACGTCCGGGGTCAACTCGCTGACGCCTCAGGTCACGTACGACGCGGGTGGCCGGATCACCGAGCTCGCCGTGGTCCAGGACGGGGCGGAGCTTCGTCCGCACAGGGTGGCGGTCGGCCTGTACCGGGTCGAGGGCACGGAGCTCGTGCGGTACGCGCGTGCCGAGGCCGATGTCGCAGGGGTGCGGACGGTGGTGGCCGAACTGGCCGGTGCGGAGCGGCCGGAGCTGGTTCTCGTCAACGACGATGACCTGACGTACTGCAAGATCCGCTTCGACGAGGGGTCGCTGGAGGCGCTGCGGGCACACCTGGGCGACATCACGGACCCGCTGGCGCGGGCACTGTGCTGGTCGGCGCTGTGGAACCTGACGCGGGACGCGCTGATGCCGGCGCGGGACTTCATCGACCTGGTGCTGACGTTCGCCGGCCGCGAGTCGGACATCGGTGTCCTGCAGATGCTGCACGCGTGGGCGCGGGCGGCGCTCGACCACTACGCGGCTCCGGCGTGGCGTGAGGAGGGCGGGCGGCTGCTCGCCGAGGGAGCGCTGCGGGAGCTGCGGCTGGCCGATGCCGGGAGCCAGCACCAGCTGACATGGGCGCGGTTCTTCGCGGCGGTCGCCCGGAGCGAGGCGGACTTCCAGCTGCTGACCGGGCTGCTGGAGGGCACGGCGAAGGTCGACGGCCTCGACGTCGACCAGGAGCTGCGGTGGGCGTTCCTGGAACCGCTGGCCGCGCACGGGGTGCCGGACGAGTCCGTCATCTCGGCGGAACTGGCCCGTGACGACACGGCATCGGGCAAGCGCCACCAGGTCCGCTGCCTGGCGGCGCGGCCGTCGGCGGCGGTCAAGGAACAGGCGTGGGCGGCGGTCGTGGAGTCGGACACCCTGTCCAACGCGCTGGTGGAGGCGACGATCGCGGGCTTCGTCCAGCCGGGGCAGCGGGAGCTGCTGGCGCCGTTCACACCGAAGTACTTCGAGGCGATCGAGCGGGTGTGGTCGAAGCGGTCGATCCAGATCGCGATGGATGTGGTGCGGGGCCTGTACCCGTCGCTCCAGGACGACGAGTCGACGCTGACGGCGACGGACGAGTGGCTGAGCACCCACGAGTCCTCGGCTCCGGCACTGCGCCGACTGGTCCTGGAATCCCGCGACGACCTGGCGAGGGCGCTGCGGGCGCAGGCGTGTGACGCGGGGGCGTCGGAGGGCTGA
- a CDS encoding mycothiol-dependent nitroreductase Rv2466c family protein, with protein MSQNGRTPVDFWFDPLCPWAWMTSRWMLEVEKVRDVEVRWHVMSLAVLNEDKLDELPETYREMLATKAWGPVRVVTAAQQEHGDEVLGKLYTALGTRFHNEGQGPVRDAVVAALEDIGLPVSLADYADKDTYDAQLRASHKEGIEKVGQEVGTPVIAVPGADGEQIAFFGPVVTPAPKGEDAAKLWDGTLLVASIPGFYEIKRTRTQGPIFD; from the coding sequence ATGTCGCAGAACGGCAGGACCCCGGTCGACTTCTGGTTCGACCCGCTGTGCCCGTGGGCGTGGATGACCTCGCGCTGGATGCTCGAGGTCGAGAAGGTACGTGATGTCGAGGTCCGCTGGCATGTGATGAGCCTTGCCGTGCTGAACGAGGACAAGCTGGACGAGCTGCCGGAGACCTACCGCGAGATGCTCGCCACGAAGGCATGGGGCCCGGTCCGGGTCGTCACCGCCGCCCAGCAGGAGCACGGCGACGAGGTGCTCGGCAAGCTCTACACCGCGCTCGGCACCCGCTTCCACAACGAGGGCCAGGGCCCTGTCCGGGACGCGGTGGTCGCGGCCCTGGAGGACATCGGTCTGCCCGTCTCCCTGGCGGACTACGCGGACAAGGACACTTACGACGCCCAACTGCGCGCCTCTCACAAGGAGGGCATCGAGAAGGTCGGCCAGGAGGTCGGCACCCCGGTCATAGCGGTGCCCGGTGCGGACGGCGAGCAGATCGCCTTCTTCGGGCCGGTCGTCACCCCCGCCCCCAAGGGCGAGGATGCGGCCAAGCTCTGGGACGGCACGCTGTTGGTGGCGTCGATCCCGGGCTTCTACGAGATCAAGCGCACCCGCACACAGGGGCCCATCTTCGACTGA
- a CDS encoding superoxide dismutase produces the protein MATYTLPELPYDYAALEPVISPQIVELHHDKHHAAYVKGANDTLEQLAEARDKEAWAAINGLEKNLAFHLSGHILHSIYWHNMTGDGGGEPLEKDGVGELADAIAESFGSFAKFKSQMTKASATTQGSGWGVLAYEPVSGRLIVEQVYDHQGNVGQGTVPVLVFDAWEHAFYLQYKNQKVDFIDAMWQVVNWQDVAKRYEQAKERTPLIAP, from the coding sequence ATGGCCACTTACACGCTTCCTGAACTCCCGTACGACTACGCGGCGCTCGAGCCGGTCATCAGTCCGCAGATCGTCGAGCTCCATCACGACAAGCACCACGCGGCGTACGTGAAGGGCGCGAACGACACCCTTGAACAGCTCGCGGAGGCACGCGACAAGGAGGCGTGGGCTGCGATCAACGGTCTGGAGAAGAACCTCGCGTTCCATCTCTCCGGCCACATCCTGCACTCGATCTACTGGCACAACATGACGGGCGACGGCGGCGGCGAGCCGCTGGAGAAGGACGGCGTCGGCGAGCTCGCGGACGCGATCGCCGAGTCCTTCGGCTCCTTCGCCAAGTTCAAGTCCCAGATGACCAAGGCCTCGGCCACCACACAGGGTTCGGGCTGGGGCGTGCTCGCGTACGAGCCGGTGAGCGGCCGGCTCATCGTCGAGCAGGTCTACGACCACCAGGGCAATGTCGGCCAGGGCACCGTCCCGGTCCTGGTCTTCGACGCCTGGGAGCACGCCTTCTATCTGCAGTACAAGAACCAGAAGGTCGACTTCATCGACGCGATGTGGCAGGTCGTGAACTGGCAGGACGTGGCGAAGCGGTACGAGCAGGCCAAGGAGCGCACGCCGCTGATCGCCCCCTGA
- a CDS encoding amino acid permease, with protein MSQTSAPAPVDRKAGTPLTHGLKQRHLSMIALGGVIGAGLFVGSGAGIAAAGPGIVLAYTVSGLLVMLVMRMLGEMSAANPASGSFSVHAERAIGPWAGFTAGWSFWVLLSVAVGLEGIGAAKIVSGWLPGTPEWAWVALFMLVFCGTNLAAVKNFGEFEFWFAALKVGAITLFLILGGLAIAGLLPGTEAPGTTNLTGDGGFLPNGSEGLVIGLLASVFAYGGLETVTIAAAESEHPVQGVAKAVRTAMWRIALFYIGSMAVIVTLVPWNDPDVADPDKGPYVTALNHLDIPGAGIVMQVVVLVALLSAMNANIYGASRMAYSLVARGQGPRAIGKISGGVPRIAVLVSSVFGFLCVLLSYWRPDDVFPWLLNMIGAVILVVWLFVAVSQLLLRRRLEREGPEKLVVRMWLYPVLTWVAIAGMAGIFVLMLREPDTRDQLLATGVMTVVLAVAGFVVQKVRGSAAPSAEAAEERAAE; from the coding sequence ATGTCACAAACCTCCGCGCCCGCGCCCGTCGACCGCAAGGCCGGCACGCCGCTCACGCACGGACTCAAGCAACGCCATCTGTCGATGATCGCCCTCGGCGGTGTGATCGGGGCCGGCCTGTTCGTCGGCTCCGGTGCGGGTATCGCCGCCGCCGGACCCGGCATCGTCCTCGCCTACACCGTGTCCGGTCTGCTCGTCATGCTCGTGATGCGCATGCTGGGCGAGATGTCGGCGGCGAACCCGGCGTCCGGCTCCTTCTCGGTGCATGCCGAGCGGGCCATCGGGCCGTGGGCGGGCTTCACGGCCGGCTGGTCTTTCTGGGTGCTGCTGTCCGTCGCCGTGGGCCTCGAGGGCATCGGCGCTGCGAAGATCGTCAGCGGCTGGCTGCCGGGGACGCCCGAGTGGGCCTGGGTCGCACTGTTCATGCTGGTGTTCTGCGGTACGAACCTGGCCGCGGTGAAGAACTTCGGCGAGTTCGAGTTCTGGTTCGCGGCCCTCAAGGTGGGCGCCATCACGCTGTTCCTGATCCTCGGCGGCCTCGCGATCGCCGGCCTGCTGCCCGGCACCGAGGCCCCCGGCACCACCAACCTCACCGGCGACGGCGGCTTCCTGCCGAACGGCTCCGAGGGGCTGGTCATCGGTCTGCTCGCGTCCGTGTTCGCCTATGGCGGCCTGGAAACGGTCACCATCGCGGCCGCCGAGTCCGAGCACCCCGTCCAGGGTGTCGCCAAGGCCGTGCGGACGGCGATGTGGCGCATCGCGCTCTTCTACATCGGCTCGATGGCGGTCATCGTCACGCTGGTGCCGTGGAACGACCCGGATGTCGCCGACCCCGACAAGGGTCCGTACGTCACCGCGCTGAACCATCTCGACATTCCGGGCGCGGGCATCGTGATGCAGGTCGTGGTGCTGGTCGCACTGCTCTCGGCGATGAACGCCAACATCTACGGCGCCTCCCGTATGGCGTACTCCCTGGTCGCCCGCGGGCAGGGACCGAGGGCGATCGGGAAGATCTCGGGCGGTGTGCCGCGGATCGCCGTCCTCGTCTCCTCGGTCTTCGGCTTCCTGTGCGTGCTGCTCAGCTACTGGCGTCCGGACGACGTCTTCCCCTGGCTGCTGAACATGATCGGCGCGGTGATCCTGGTCGTCTGGCTGTTCGTGGCCGTCTCCCAGCTGCTGCTGCGTCGCCGCCTGGAGCGCGAGGGCCCGGAGAAGCTTGTCGTCCGTATGTGGCTGTACCCGGTGCTGACCTGGGTCGCCATCGCGGGCATGGCCGGAATCTTCGTCCTCATGCTCCGTGAGCCCGACACCCGCGACCAGCTGCTCGCGACCGGTGTGATGACCGTGGTGCTGGCCGTCGCGGGCTTCGTCGTGCAGAAGGTCCGGGGGTCGGCCGCGCCCTCCGCCGAGGCGGCTGAGGAGCGTGCCGCCGAGTGA